From a single Candidatus Izimaplasma bacterium HR1 genomic region:
- the lacF_2 gene encoding Lactose transport system permease protein LacF — protein MKKKRILQSPYLFIAPYAALFIIIIALPVLAALVLSFTSFNTIEAPVFIGLQNYVDIITGDSVFLQKALSNTILFSIIVGPIGYMMSFGLAWMLAQVPHRARTIYAVIIYSPSITGPIMMANVWRIVFSGDETGYLNNFLMYTLNIVDSPIQFLQDADILFPIMIIVSLWSSMGLGFLAMLAGVLNIDRSLYEAAAIDGMKNRWQEIFYITIPSMKPQMLFGAVMAIIGTFNSAGLASALAGGATPPQYAGWLIVDHANDFGFTRFEMGYASAVTVILLLVVVFFNQISYRLFGERD, from the coding sequence GTGAAAAAGAAAAGAATTTTACAATCTCCATATCTATTCATTGCACCATACGCTGCATTATTCATTATAATTATTGCACTACCAGTTTTAGCCGCTCTTGTACTAAGTTTTACTTCATTCAATACAATTGAGGCTCCTGTATTTATTGGTTTACAAAACTATGTAGATATTATTACTGGAGATAGTGTATTTTTACAAAAAGCATTATCAAATACAATCTTATTTAGTATTATTGTTGGACCAATTGGTTATATGATGAGTTTTGGTTTAGCGTGGATGTTAGCTCAAGTACCACATCGTGCTCGTACTATCTATGCGGTAATTATTTACTCACCATCAATCACTGGACCAATCATGATGGCTAATGTATGGCGAATTGTCTTTAGTGGTGATGAGACTGGTTATTTGAATAACTTCCTCATGTACACTTTAAATATCGTTGATTCTCCAATACAATTCTTACAAGACGCAGATATCTTATTCCCGATTATGATTATCGTTTCATTATGGAGTAGTATGGGTCTAGGATTCTTAGCAATGCTAGCTGGGGTATTAAATATAGATAGAAGTTTATATGAAGCAGCAGCTATTGATGGAATGAAAAATAGATGGCAAGAAATCTTCTATATTACAATTCCTTCTATGAAACCACAAATGTTATTTGGAGCCGTAATGGCAATTATCGGAACATTTAATAGTGCTGGTTTAGCAAGTGCTCTTGCTGGTGGAGCAACACCACCACAGTATGCAGGTTGGTTGATTGTCGACCATGCCAATGACTTTGGATTTACGAGGTTTGAAATGGGGTACGCAAGTGCCGTTACTGTTATCCTCCTCTTAGTTGTTGTCTTTTTCAATCAAATATCTTACCGATTATTCGGAGAAAGGGACTGA
- the ycjP_1 gene encoding Inner membrane ABC transporter permease protein YcjP: MAKSGITFNPDRYNKNQNGFHIFLITLSVFMGLPIVFIVNHAFKPFSELFAYPPKFFVKQPTFANFARLVAFSQESGIPISRYIFNSVFTTLIVVILSMIISSLAAFALSKLEFKGKHTLNKINQYSLMFVPVAVAIPRFLVLINIGIYNTYLAHIVPLLAMPVGLFLVKQFMDTNVPKELLEAAKIDGAGNWRIYWNIALPLVMPALVTVAILSFQMSWGYTEGSNLFVDQEALRTLPFYMSTVVSQVGNIVVTAGVGAAAQLIMFLPNLLIFIFMQNKVMASMATSGIK; the protein is encoded by the coding sequence ATGGCTAAAAGTGGAATTACATTTAACCCAGACCGATATAACAAAAATCAAAATGGTTTTCATATATTCTTAATTACTTTATCTGTATTTATGGGACTACCCATTGTTTTTATAGTTAACCATGCGTTCAAACCTTTCAGTGAATTATTCGCTTACCCTCCAAAGTTTTTTGTTAAGCAACCAACATTTGCTAACTTTGCGAGGTTAGTAGCATTTAGTCAGGAATCAGGGATTCCGATTAGTAGATATATCTTTAACTCAGTTTTTACAACCTTAATTGTTGTAATTTTGAGTATGATTATAAGTAGTTTAGCAGCATTTGCTCTAAGTAAATTAGAGTTTAAAGGAAAACATACTTTAAACAAAATTAATCAATACAGTTTAATGTTTGTGCCTGTGGCAGTAGCTATACCACGTTTCTTAGTATTAATAAACATTGGTATCTACAATACATATTTAGCACATATCGTTCCTTTACTTGCAATGCCGGTTGGATTATTCTTAGTAAAACAGTTTATGGATACAAACGTACCTAAAGAACTATTAGAAGCAGCAAAAATAGATGGAGCGGGGAATTGGCGTATATATTGGAATATAGCACTCCCATTAGTTATGCCTGCTCTTGTAACGGTAGCTATCCTATCTTTCCAAATGTCATGGGGATATACCGAAGGTTCAAATCTATTTGTTGATCAAGAAGCACTAAGGACATTACCATTTTATATGAGTACTGTAGTTAGCCAAGTAGGAAACATCGTCGTTACTGCCGGTGTTGGGGCTGCTGCACAGTTAATTATGTTCTTACCAAACTTATTGATTTTCATCTTTATGCAAAATAAAGTAATGGCTTCAATGGCCACTTCAGGTATCAAATAA